GCAGCGGCTCGAGATCTGCATCGGCGCCGCCAGGGGCCTGCACTACCTGCACTGCGGCTACTCGGAGAACATCATCCACCGCGACGTCAAGTCCACCAACATCCTCCTCGGCACCGACGACGGCGGCAGCACCGGCGGCGGCGCCATCATCGCCAAGGTGGCCGACTTCGGGCTGTCGCGCATCGGGCCATCGCTGGGGGAGACGCACGTCAGCACGGCGGTGAAGGGCAGCTTCGGGTACCTGGACCCGGAGTACTTCAAGACGCAGCAGCTCACGGACCGCTCCGACGTCTACTCCTTCGGCGTGGTGCTCTTCGAGGTGCTCTGCGCGCGCCCCGTCATCGACCAGAGCCTCGACCGCGACCAGATCAACATCGCCGAGTGGGCCGTCAGGATGCACGGGGAGGGGAAGCTCGACAAGATCGCCGACGCCAGGATCGCCGGCGAGGTCAACGACAACTCGCTGCGCAAGTTCGCCGAGACGGCGGAGAGGTGCCTGGCTGACTACGGCGCGGACCGGCCGTCCATGGGCGACGTGCTCTGGAACCTCGAGTACTGCCTCCAGCTGCAGGAGACGCACGTCAACAGGGACGCCTTCGAGGACAGCGGCGCCGTCGCCACGCAGCTCCCCGCCGACGTGGTCGTGCCGCGGTGGGTGCCGTCGTCCACGAGCCTGCTGATGATGGACGACGCGGACGAGGCGGGCCTGAGCATGACCGAGCTCGCCGACAGCCAGGTCTTCTCCCAGCTCAACGCACGCGGCGAGGGACGATGATCCACCCAGTTTCATCTGTACCACTAGAGTAGATGTTATCTGAATCAACAATGGACACGACTCAGCATTGATTTGGAGGCGATGAGTAAAATGAACCCTCATCTGGGCAAACATGTGTAATTGTCTATAATAGTTTGTAGTTCCATGAACCATCGCGATTTTTACGCTTCTGCTTTTTATGTCAAAAAAATATAGGAATGCCAAGAAAACTTGATTGTTTTTTCATCAGGCAAATACCAGAGCCAAAATTTCTGATTTTCATCAAACATCATGACAGTATACCTCAAGCACAGCACATGTAAAGCTGATTACACAAAATACAAGAACCAAATCACAGCATGtgtgaaaataaaaataaataacaaaaacAGTAATTTCATGGAATAACTGCATCGCACATCTCAGCTACATGGTACTCCCTTGTCTCCTGAAAGTAGGCCTATAACTTTTGTCTCGACTCAAATGTTGTAAATTTTGACGAGTTCTATACGAAAATATATCAACAACTACAATACTAAATAGTTCCTGATATCTTCTCTTATATATATCAAAATACGAGAAATACCATAATTGCTTGCCCCTATGCTTCAACACGGGTGTTTAAGTGACCTGTTTGGACATTCCTGCTGCAAGTGGCAACTCGTGCAACAGTGTTCGGTCCACAATGTAATTTACAAAATTATGGTATTGCCACAGCTAAACAGCCAAAGCATGGCATAGCTTGCAAGGCTCCAGGACATTTAACTTGACCGTGGAGGGAACTATTCCCACAATATATCTTTCGACAGCCAAGAGTGCCTTACGTGCTTCTCTGATCATATGCCTGCCTATGTGGCCACATTCACCGGTTTTGTGAATGTGTCTATCAATATTGGAAGCAACACATATCGTGTCCAAAGTAAGGCACTCGAGTGATGTTGCATTCTCGAGAATATGGCATGCCAGCTCGACCATGCTCTTCGCAGAGCAAAACCCAAGAATCCTCACATTCTTGATGTTGTCGTGGCGGTATTCAGGCATCTGCCTAAGACGTGACGACGGGTCTCCAAGAACCGAATCGTGCTTCATGCGATCCTGTGACACCTGCATGCGCAATATTCAATATTAGTGTCCCTAACAATGTGAAAACCAAGATACTTGGATCATACCATAGAAGATACTAGACAGTAGATATGATTCAAGATGAAAGAGCGACTTACAACAAAGTTGAAAGTTTCCAAGACAGGACAAGCATCCAGCAAAGAAACCAGAGAAAAGTAATCATAGTCTGGGGAAAAGGCCCCATTTCCTTCAAGAGAAATAGACAGATACTTGAGGTGGAGGAATTTCACAGGCACGATTGGTGTATTGACCACCTTCAAGAATACGCCTCACATTAGTAACATCCTAAGGTATATATGATAATCAAAAGTTCTGCAGTTTACCTCACTAACAGAAGATATGCTGAGAGTTTCAATATTTGGCACAATGGATGGCAGGACGGAACACGCATTATAAATGGTGTTACACTGAGTAGAACAACAAATTCTCATGGTCTTCACTTGAACTGAATCTCCAAACAGAAGTTCAACTTGTCGACCACTGAAGTAAAAAGTGGAGAGATTTGGAGCTTTGCACTCTATCGTCTTCAGATTAGTGCATGCAGACACTATCGGGTGGCTGAGATACTGTAGTAGGCTAGGTATCTTCAGGTAAGTGATCGTATCACAATACTTGAGTGTCAAGTGCTCCAAAACAGAAGAATTGGAAATAAGGCATTCTAATTCATCCACCGTAATATGCACCCAAAACAGCTGCAGCTTTCTCAAGTAACCAAATTCAGCTGTGGGATGGAAGGCACAACCACCAAGGCAGAGATGCTCTATTGCGTTTCTACACCCATCATCAACAAAAAGTGCACACGGGAAATCGTAGTAGTTTGCATTGCAGGTTGAAGGTAGAACAACGGCGAGTTCCTCAATCCGTAGTTCAGCAGCAATCTGAAGCCAGCTATTAAGATAGCTGGGATCAACTGAAATGTGTAATTCGATCCGGAATTTCTTAACTCCTTTGCCTGAGTGTTTTTTGAGAATGTGGTCGACTTTCATAGTGAGATCCCTTGCAATTACATCAGTTTGACGTGGAACCTCATTCAGACCCATTGCTTTCCTACTGAAGGAGAGGTTGGGATGGCATTTCCAGGAATGTAAAAATGCATGAGATACACAGGCAAGACGGGCAGCATCTTGCAGCGGCAGTAGGGAATGTATATGGCGCCAGATGTCCTGTAGACGCAAATATTGGAGAAAAGTTTACAAGGGGAATTGTACAGGCAAGTGGTTATTTCAATGGGGTGAGCATGTGCAGGATGTTTCTTTGTAAGATTTAGTTCAAAAAAAACGGCATTGTCGGTACTTTTGTACTATTCTTTTTACCATGAAATCATaggggtgaaggaaatatgccctataggcaataataaagttgttattttatatttccttattcatgataaatgtttattattcatgctagaattgtattaaccggaaacttgatacatgtgtggatgcatggacaaaacaccgtgtccctagtaagcctctactagactagatcgttaatcaaagatggtcaagtttcctaaccatagacatgtgttgtcatttgatgaacgggatcacatcattagga
This genomic window from Aegilops tauschii subsp. strangulata cultivar AL8/78 chromosome 4, Aet v6.0, whole genome shotgun sequence contains:
- the LOC109736174 gene encoding uncharacterized protein; amino-acid sequence: MGLNEVPRQTDVIARDLTMKVDHILKKHSGKGVKKFRIELHISVDPSYLNSWLQIAAELRIEELAVVLPSTCNANYYDFPCALFVDDGCRNAIEHLCLGGCAFHPTAEFGYLRKLQLFWVHITVDELECLISNSSVLEHLTLKYCDTITYLKIPSLLQYLSHPIVSACTNLKTIECKAPNLSTFYFSGRQVELLFGDSVQVKTMRICCSTQCNTIYNACSVLPSIVPNIETLSISSVSEVVNTPIVPVKFLHLKYLSISLEGNGAFSPDYDYFSLVSLLDACPVLETFNFVVSQDRMKHDSVLGDPSSRLRQMPEYRHDNIKNVRILGFCSAKSMVELACHILENATSLECLTLDTICVASNIDRHIHKTGECGHIGRHMIREARKALLAVERYIVGIVPSTVKLNVLEPCKLCHALAV